A window of Hordeum vulgare subsp. vulgare chromosome 5H, MorexV3_pseudomolecules_assembly, whole genome shotgun sequence genomic DNA:
GACCGCAGAGTTGGCGGCAACCACATCACGCACCACCCACGGTTTGATAACAAGCTCATCATCCGTCCGGCACCAAAGGTTAGTTGGCGCCGGCATCATCCGCTGCCCGCCACCCACACTTATATAAAGGCCCAGCCGCTCAGGCCTCTCATCAATTCCTTCTCCGTGAGCTCTGTTGCATCCGCACAACCCGGGAACATTTCTTGGTCTGTTGGTCGATCGCTTGCCTTCACCATTAGTACTGTACATCCACCTCGGACCTCCTCCTAGTTCTTGTTTCCTATGGCCGCGCAATCTTGGAACCCTTTCTCTTGCTGCGTCCGTGGGGCAGCCGCCGTCGACGACGACTATGAGTCGCCGAGTGGGGATAAGGGCAGCCCGAGGTCGCCTCTGAAGAGCCTGAGCTCGTCGGGGACGCTGTCACCGGAGGAGCTCTCGCTGACGCTGTCCGGCTCGAACCTGCACGCCTTCACATACGCCGAGCTCCGCGCGGCCACAGCCAACTTCTCGCGCGCCAACTACCTCGGCTGCGGTGGGTTCGGCCCGGTCTACAAGGGCGCCGTCGACGACAATCTCCGCCCCGGGCTGGCCGCGCAACCCGTCGCCGTCAAGTACCTCGACCTGGACTGCGGCACGCAGGGACACCAAGAGTGGCTGGTGAGTGCGAAGCAGAGTCCTGATCGATCAAATGCTCGCGAGATTGATTCGGCTGCTAACTGGCTACGGTTATTTTGCAGGCAGAGGTTTTCTTTCTTGGGCAACTGAGGCACAAGAACCTGGTGAAATTGATCGGCTACTGCTACGAGGACGAGCACCGGATGCTGGTCTACGAGTTCATGGTCGCCGGGAGCTTGGAGAAGCACCTCTTCAAAAGTGAGTTCCTGAGACCAACAAGTCAGACAAATCTGTTAAATTAATTAAAAGTGTGCACGTACTACATGAGCGATGACCTGTTCTTGTCCTCTGCCTTTATTCTCTGTTTCCTTTCTGTTAAGTGAAGGGGACAGAAGAGCTGTTATGTGCCTTGCAAAGGAACACATACATTTTTAAATTAGATTATTGTAGATACTACTGGATTATTGCACTAAGCTTGTTGGTGCTTTTAAGTTTTACAACTCTTGGTCAATGTGGACTACGTAACTGACCTGAAACATCCTACCATCTTCAGGTATCAATGGGTCTCTCCCATGGATGACAAGGATGAAGATCGCCGTTGGCGCGGCAAAGGGCCTCGCCTTCCTCCATGGTGCCGACCCCCCGGTGATCTACCGGGACTTCAAAGCCTCCAACATCTTGCTTGACTCGGTAAGCCACAAGTAATCTTCAGGCTTTTACAGTACCAGCGCTAAACTGAAATATCGCCATCATTTGGGAACAACGCGTCGTCACATTCAGTGACTGTAGAATTATTACAGCGTCCAACAAAATGTGAAGTCTTGGTTCCTTCCAAATTCTAGGCTGCCACAAaatattttacttttattttcCAAATGCTTTTTGAGTTCTCGTTTTGAAAGCTTCTAGTCATATAGCTGGCACAGACAACAACGACGTGACTGGAACTCGTAAGGTTCTTGGATGCATGATAAATTTGAGAGATACAGTCTGCCCTATCCCCACATCACCACCTATTTCATTGAAACATAGCTACCTATCACTGTCCAGCTTACACAAATAGACACCCTGCAAAGCGCACAGACATATAAACAGTAATATTCTTAGTTCATCTGATATATCTCTTATGATGTCAATTGCGAGACGTTTCACCTAACCGAAGTTGAACTTATGTCATTTCAGGACTACAACACTAAATTATCGGACTTTGGGCTGGCGAAGGATGGGCCTCAAGGCGACGCAACACATGTGACAACGCGTGTAATGGGGACACACGGATATGCAGCACCTGAGTATATCATGACGGGCCACTTAACCGCCAAAAGCGACGTCTACAGCTTCGGTGTTGTGCTTCTGGAGCTTCTCTCAGGACGACAATCCGTGGACCGTTCACGACGATCAAGGGAACAAAACTTAGTGGACTGGGCTAGGCCCTATCTCAAACGATCAGAAAAACTGCATCAGGTGATCGACTCAGCCCTCGAGTGTCAGTACTCGTGTAAGGGTGCTGAGGTGGCTGCGTTGGTGGCGTACAAGTGTCTGAGTCAAAACCCCAAGTCCCGACCATCCATGAGGGAGGTCGTCAAGGCATTGGAGCCTGTACTTGGCATGGATGACTTTTTCCCTGCTGGTCCGTTCGTGCTCACTATAGTTGTCGAGGAGGACAAGATGATGGACATGAAGGTGGAGACTGAGGAGAAACAACAAAGCCATCATCAGAAGCATCAGGATAGACACCGACATAAATACCCTGGGTCAGCGATCCACGGTGACATTGTGATCCACGGAGATAATGGGCAGGTTGCCGGGTTCACTGGCACGTTGCGAAGGCAACAGAGGACGCTAAGTTACCACCGGGAAAGAGGGGCTTAGGAGTTAGGAGTATGGTAGGGGAAGCACGCAAGATTGTAGATAGAAGGTATGTATATATGCATACTACTGAGATGTGATACGGTGTCACATCGTTTGTTTAGAAATTGCGGATTGtgtttctttcttttcttcaAGATAGTGGCAAACATACAAAAGTTTGGTTAAGTTTTTGGCCAAAGTTGTTGTTCAAATATGTTGGAAATGAATGGTTCTACTTGATGTCACATGCTCAGCACATTCACTTTCAGATATTTGGTCCAATATTGTAAACAGTTGGCAAGTGAATTGATAATCAGGAGTGAAAATTAACACGTACAAGCATATACTTACGAGGTGTACTTCGGAACACTCCTCCCCCCACAAAACGTACAAAATAGAACGTATACCCACCTCTTATTATACACTATAGGCCGCCGTATGTATGCAATACGAGGTGGGTATACATATGGCTGCCTGTAGTGTATAATACGAGGTGGGTATACGTTTCCCCTTCTACGCTTTCTCCCTCCTCATTTCCCGAAATCTCTAAATCCCCAAATCTGAAATCAATTTTCGTCCTCTATCGCCTCTGTTGGCCTTTGGTTCCGTGATCTCCTCTCTTCATGTCCGCCAACTCTTCTCTATCGGGACGACGTTCCCGTTCCCCAGCTTACCCCCTTACCCTCGTGCATTGTCCTGACTGTTCCCGCGAGGTTCTAGAGCTCATCTCCAGATCTTTTGAGCATGAAGTTTGGGTGTTCTACAAGTGCGAGCTTGATAGAGTAAGTTATCTTGGAcgatctttattattattattattttggttgGTGTACATCTCCTGATATTGCATTTTCAATTACGTCATACTTGGTTACAAAATAGCAGATAGTACATAAGTTTTGGCCCTCGGAGATGTAGTACATGCAATATTTGGTTAAGAGATACCTCGTAGGTAATCCGAAAATTGATGAAATTGTCTGGGTTACATATAGATGGAATAACTAGAGGTTGAGAAAGAGGGGAAATCTTAACTGGAAAAACATAGGGAAACGGTAAAAGTGCTACCTATGCAGGAATCACCATCAGTGCTACCAATGATGACGTCGATGCACTTGCTAGCGTAAAAGTTATAGAAGCTAGGTTGTTGAGGATGATGATTGTTTTGTTGGTGTTATAGGAGGAGATATGTTGTTTGTTGCGAAGATATGTGTTGTTGTTGATTTAGTGTTGCATGTTATCATGTTCTTTACATTGATGAAGAAATGGTTTTAGTGGGTCATGTGTTCGGTGATTAGTAGCATAAGAAATGTTTagatgatgtctattttgcactacAAAATACTATGTTATGCTTTTTATGGCTGGTGATTAAATGGATGTTGGAGTTAGAGGGATATAGGGTTGTTTAATTTAAAAAAAACATGATCTAATTTAGACTTACTTTAGCAGTAACAAATTAGTTAAGACAAGTGCATGATCAAATTCAGATACATTCAGTAGCATGATTAAATTCATACAGATTCAGTAAGAAATTGCAGCACAGTGCATCAACAAGTTCAATACAACATGTAGTGTCTTGTTCCAAATCAATTGGTTATGCTGGTCTTGCATTAGGTGCCCATCAGCTGTGAAACTGCATGCCTCTTATTTCCTTTGCCAATGCTCTAGTATACATTTCATCATGCTTGATCTCATCCAAGTGGTAGATAGTTGTGATCATAAGAGAcaagtgaaaaacagggtgtttcACCACATCACCAGGTTTGTTTGACACCATATTCTGGTGTGTCCAGAGTAAATCCTGAGAAAACGATGTGGTACATAAGACATAATATCATGAGTGCCATCCACCAAAATAATGTGGCTCGGGATTTACACTGGACACACCAACAATATATTATAAAAGTTATTACATGCTATAGCATGTTATATTCAAAATAGCATCTAAAAATGTCAAATATATCCCAAAAATTAAGGATTTCAACATATAAAATTTTGTCGAGGCGCCATACATGCATAACTAGTTaagatgaacaacaacaacaacaacaacaacaatacaacaTTTCAATTTTAAGCTGGACTAGATGGAGAAACATAGCAATACAAGAGTCCATAGGGCCACAAACAAAAATACTTGTCCAGAAGTCTAGAAGGGCAACAACACCATCcaaaaggataacaataatacaaCATATAGCGGTGTAAAATTTAAAGATCAACTAGCCAACACGCCAACAAGCCAACAAGTAAGCATACAACATAGCAGCAACATAAATTATTGGGAACACTCTCATTGGATGAATTGGATGGTGAATGCATGACATCATATTTTGATTTTGAAGAAGAACTAGATGATCCCAACCCATCTCCACGAAAAACATGGAGCAACCTTTTCTTCTTCCTAGGACGAGACCCGCACACTCTCTTTCCTTTTTATGCACCAACACCTCCTTGTGAGGTTGATGCCACAACTTGTACAACTTCACCAGCTTCATGTATAGTTTGTAGTCCTTCAATACGCACAATACCAGTGATCAACTCATTATCTTCAACTTCTACAACACCTACAAATGTGTGGTCCACAATTGGgtcctttcttttatcatttttttgaatttggagtAGAACTTGATAAAAAAACAAGGTCCCTCATTTTGTTAGGAAGCATCATATTGCATCTGTTTGTGTGAATCTAAAGGTAACGACAAACAATTAAGCAACATGACAAGTTTGCAAGGAAACAAATGTGTTATCATAGCAAGGAAGCAACAAAATAAGTATATCTAGGAAGGACGTGGAGTTTTGGcacccgagctcatttgagctcgggtgaacagtaaagtcaaaaaacgttcaaaaaaatcaaaaacaaaatTAACCTTGTCAAAAGTTCTAAGTGCATGCAAAAATTCGGCATGAAATAACATTTCTACAAGGTGTGGCAAAATAAACAAAATGTATACTCTGAAAATGCGCATTTTCAGAGTatcgattttgtttatttttccacACTTTATAGAAATGTTATTTCATGCCAATTTTTTGCATGCACTTCGATTTTTTGACAAGGTTGGTctcaaaaaaaattcagaattgtttgaacttttttcGAACTTTTTTCGGTTTGACTGTTCACCTGTTCATCTAGGAAAGTTTACACAGGAAGGAAGCAAGGAAGGTTTCGCTGGTTGTCATAGTAACAAAAGCTGTACATTGTACAACAAGGAAAGTGTATCAAGGAAAATTATATAATCTAAAACAAGGAAAGTATTATCAAGAAAAGTTATACAATGTACAACAAGGAAAGTTATAACTTCAACACATATCAGCCATCAATTCATATCAAGCAACAATGACTATTCTATTTTCATCAGATAGTTGAGACATGGCGTAAAATATGGTTTGATTGTAGTGAAATATATGTAACTTGGAACTAAATTATAACCTACAAATTACAGAAGtaatattaaaaaaaatatacTAGAAACTACATAGAGACACATGTATTCAATGATTTGACAAGTGGATAATGGAAGTCCTATGAGATGTTGAGAACATGACACTTCTATGAGAAGTTGACAACAAGACAAGTTTGCTAGCATCAGATAGGCAAATATTTTCCAAGGAAAATTACATGAGAATTTGAGAACAATATAAATTTTACTTTGTTCTTACCTGTTGAAAAACACAGAAATTCCTCTCACGAGCGGAGGAACTGCATGCCAAACTCAAAATCCGCATTGCCAATACTGTGAGATTCGAAACACTTGACCCATTATTGGACCACCATTGAGATACACTCAGAAATAATAAGCCATATTTAAGAAACCATTGGAAGATCTTGCGCATGGATCAAAGCTTTTATTTCTCCATTGCCTTTTAGCAATTTCTGTTCCAAATGACACATCTTCCTTTCAACATGCCACAAGCTCAGCATGTATTTTATCTTGAAGGCCATCACCTTCAACCATTTTCTCCATGCAAGCTACAAGACCATCTTCAAACTATCCATATAACTCAAGTTGCTACTTGTTTtcatagtagtaatagtagtagtagtatggaTTTAAGAAGTATCCAACCCTATGAGTGGCCTATTCAATATTTTGTACCATCTTTTATCCACGATATCCAAAACACTCGAGAAAACAATATACTTGTTGTTCATTTTCAAACTTGGTTTTAATATCTTGCTTTGCATCCAAAAAGGCGATGTATATGAATCCCATAGTTTCTCCATCGAAGTCCATCCTCCTTAGCATATTAGCCAACGAAAAAAGAAACTTGACAGTAATGTCTACTCTACTCTAAAAAAATTTAGAGTGCATAGTTTTGCTGGGTTCACTTCCTCTAACCATGTTTAAATATCCCATTTCATCAATCTCATCTGATCTAAATAGCTTCTGGAGTTGTTTGTTTACGTCCATCATGCTCTTCAAGTTCAATTACATTGTAGCGAACCTTGTAATACCAGACCTAATCAAATATTTACCAAGGAAATCCCTCATTAGGTTCAGAAGCCTTGTGCGTGCATAAAGGAAAACCGTAACATCTCTAGCTTTCATAATAGTGGAGTCAATGGATGGAAATCTCACAATGTCCTCTAGCATCATGTACGATAGAGGGCAACACAACCATTCCAAAATACCCAGGGATGCTATGCGTTCAACAAATTAGATGTTGCTTGACTCACACTTTCATTATCAGTCACTACATGAACTACATGTTTCTCCCCAATCTCTTCCATGCAACGATCTACAAGCTCAAAGATGTACTTGAAATTATTTTCAACAACTAAGCGATCCACAAAATTAAGAGAAACTACACCATAAGCACTATGAACTACCAAATTCATTACACCTCGTCGTCTTACGTGTGTCCATGCATCGGTCATGATTGTACATCCAGTGAGCTTCCAAGCTTGCATGTGTGCCTTGAAGGAATCCTccactctcttcttcctcttattcatGTATGGAACACCCATTTCATAAGTACTAGTACCAGTCAAGTATTTGTCGTATTGTCCAATTGACACGAGCATAAGGTCAAAGCTTGGAAGTACGACTCCATTGAAGGAAATGCATGCTTCTTAGAAGAATTGGAAGATGTCCTCACAAATACAAATCCTTTTTTGTCCTATATTCCTAGTTGTCAGCTTTGATTGGATATTCTTAGCAGATTTTCCCATCCTTGCAGCAATAGCCTCTTCAGGTATGAATTGATAGAATTTTTCCATAGCCCCCCATGAGGATTTAGACTTTGCGCCTCTTGCTTTCTTCAACATGGGAACATAATGATTTGTGTTACATGAGTCACTAGAACATCCCCCTCTAAGTGGCTCAAATCCACTTTAGATTGCCTTCTCTTCTCCTCCGTAACCTTCATTGCCTTCTTCTCATTGTCGGCCTAGTGGGAACCAGGGTACCACGACCCGTCTATCGTTGGCACTGAAGACGATGCCTGGCCCGGCCCCCGTGGGATGACTCAGACCCGCACACTTTGGAGGGGGCTACCTCACTAGGGGCAAGCTTGCCGAGGCCACTTGCCGCTGGGTCTAGCCCTGCCGAGTCTGCCAAGCACCACATCACCTTGCGAGGCTTCCCTCACGTGGTCACCCCGCAAAGTTGGTCGTACAATCGTGCGATGCCAGCTGCGGGGCTCCACTCCCACCACGTGGGTGACTCACCCGGATGGAGAAGGACGACAGAGGTCGCGCGAGGTGGTGCGGACAGGGAGGATTTCCTCCTTGGTGATTAAGGTGCAACACCCGCTACTCCACCGAAAGTAGGTTCCCAAAAGCTTGGTATTTCGGTCAAAGAAGATCAGGACGGATCAGCGCGGTGCGACGGAGGTCATCACCAAGCCCACAAGCACGTCACAAAGACTACTTTATCAGGTGGAGATCGCCTTTAGTCATGACAAGCCTCGGCTCGTGTCCCCTTAAGATTGCCGCCCTGTGGCCACCCTTTCCCGCTTGTAttttggggaagaggaccaaggcactaCAAAGAGGGAAAGATCGCTTCCATGTAAGGGGATCGACCcattgaaaggattgatatggttgactagagggggtgaataggaaactacaaattttaagcttttctcttaacaaattaagtttagcaacaaataggttgtcttgaTATGAAACTAGGTGAGAaacatatatgatgctaacaacaacaataatgagcaCGAGCAAAGTACAAGTGAAggaaagaaataaccacaagtggaaccgatgaagacgatgatgtgtttccgaagtaccttccctttgaggggaagtacgtctccgctggagcggtgtggaggcacaatgctccccaagatgccaataaggccatcgtattctcctcacaccctcacatgatccgtgatgtcgtgattccactagtggtgcccttgaaggtggcgaccgaacctttgcAAACAAGGTTGGGTaaatctccacaactgaattggaggctcccaagaaaccatgaagcttcaccacaatggaatatggctttgaggtgacctgaACCatatagggtgctcaaacacccaagaataacaagatccgtgagggattagtgggggaatcaactttctattggtggaagtgtagatcacggCCCTCTCAAGAAAATACTAAAGTATCAACAaattttgttggctagggagagagatcgggcaaaaatGGAGTTAGGGTTGGAAAAGGTGAACTTCTCACAGAGGAAGATACTACCACTccggagagcggtactaccgcccattagtggtagtaccgctccatgggaagcagtactaccgctgaggccGAGAGTAGCAGTCTAGCAGGAGGGAGAGGCTTGTAGTCCTACCGGGGTGGTATTTCCATTGCAGGGAGAAGTACTACCGCCCATAAAGGGTAGTACCGCTTTCTACATCCGCTCTCGACTTTTCTGCACGCCTAACCTAGAAATGCTGAGGGGTCCTAGCGAGGTAGTAATAAGAGGTACTACCGATCAATAGGTGGAACTACCACACAGTACTACCACTCCAGTAACCGCCTAGTCCAACACGAGAAGTGTCGACACCTAGGGGCAGTGACACTAGCCATCGGTACTGGCCAGAGCACTACCGGCCCACAGCGATACTACCGTGGCTAGGGTGGTACTACCTtgtataagaggtagtaccgcttgaggaagcggtactaccgcttggatctCTCCACACAGGGCAGGGCAAGGTTAGGGTCACATTGAGGCGAGAAAGCGGCTGCAAGAAAACGTGTAcgtgatgattgatacgtctccaacgtatctataattttgattgttccatgctattatattatcaacttgggatgttttacatgtatttatatgccattttatatcatttttgggactaacctattaact
This region includes:
- the LOC123399253 gene encoding serine/threonine-protein kinase RIPK-like, with protein sequence MAAQSWNPFSCCVRGAAAVDDDYESPSGDKGSPRSPLKSLSSSGTLSPEELSLTLSGSNLHAFTYAELRAATANFSRANYLGCGGFGPVYKGAVDDNLRPGLAAQPVAVKYLDLDCGTQGHQEWLAEVFFLGQLRHKNLVKLIGYCYEDEHRMLVYEFMVAGSLEKHLFKSINGSLPWMTRMKIAVGAAKGLAFLHGADPPVIYRDFKASNILLDSDYNTKLSDFGLAKDGPQGDATHVTTRVMGTHGYAAPEYIMTGHLTAKSDVYSFGVVLLELLSGRQSVDRSRRSREQNLVDWARPYLKRSEKLHQVIDSALECQYSCKGAEVAALVAYKCLSQNPKSRPSMREVVKALEPVLGMDDFFPAGPFVLTIVVEEDKMMDMKVETEEKQQSHHQKHQDRHRHKYPGSAIHGDIVIHGDNGQVAGFTGTLRRQQRTLSYHRERGA